The Halogranum gelatinilyticum genome contains a region encoding:
- a CDS encoding aldo/keto reductase, with protein sequence MEYTTLGDTGLEVSRICLGCMSFGTSDWRDWVLDEEEGIELVERAMDLGINFFDTANMYSMGESERVLGKALEGRRDEAVVATKGFFQMNEDDPNSGGLSRKAIEQALDDSLERLGMDTIDLYQTHRWDYDTPIETTMRALDDAVRRGKVRYLGASSMWTHQFAEALHTADSLGLDRFATMQNHYNLLYREEEREMLPLCEKENVGVIPWSPLARGYLARPHEESEATTRGKSDDYARQHPYLEGGGPDVNEHVQELADEKGVKMAQIGLAWLFHKDTVDAPIVGTTSIEHLEDAVEALDIKLSSSDMEYLEEPYQPVRVSGHE encoded by the coding sequence ATGGAGTACACCACCCTCGGTGACACCGGGCTGGAGGTCTCGCGCATCTGTCTCGGCTGCATGAGCTTCGGGACGAGCGACTGGCGCGACTGGGTGCTCGACGAGGAGGAGGGCATCGAACTCGTCGAGCGCGCGATGGACCTCGGTATCAACTTCTTCGACACGGCGAACATGTACTCGATGGGCGAATCCGAGCGCGTCCTCGGGAAGGCACTGGAGGGCCGCCGCGACGAGGCCGTCGTCGCCACCAAGGGCTTCTTCCAGATGAACGAGGACGACCCGAACTCGGGCGGGCTGTCGCGGAAGGCCATCGAGCAGGCACTCGACGACTCCCTCGAGCGGTTGGGCATGGACACCATCGACCTCTATCAGACCCACCGCTGGGACTACGATACGCCCATCGAGACGACGATGCGCGCACTCGACGACGCCGTGCGTCGCGGGAAGGTACGGTATCTCGGCGCGTCCTCGATGTGGACCCACCAGTTCGCGGAGGCACTCCACACCGCCGACAGCCTCGGGCTGGACCGGTTCGCCACGATGCAGAACCACTACAACCTGCTCTACCGCGAGGAGGAACGCGAGATGCTGCCGCTCTGTGAGAAGGAGAACGTCGGCGTCATCCCGTGGTCGCCGCTCGCCCGCGGCTACCTCGCGCGGCCGCACGAGGAGTCGGAGGCGACGACCCGTGGGAAGTCCGACGACTACGCGCGTCAGCATCCCTACCTCGAAGGCGGCGGCCCAGACGTCAACGAGCACGTGCAGGAACTCGCCGACGAGAAGGGCGTCAAGATGGCCCAGATCGGGCTGGCGTGGCTGTTCCACAAGGACACCGTGGACGCGCCCATCGTCGGCACGACGAGCATCGAGCATCTGGAGGACGCCGTGGAGGCACTCGACATCAAACTCTCGTCGAGCGACATGGAGTATCTAGAAGAGCCGTACCAGCCCGTGCGGGTGTCGGGCCACGAGTAG
- a CDS encoding MFS transporter: protein MGSQRRDRVVLATAVWAVLVSQVLLYPGIADLVVALGAEGDPSGVGIASLDAGMYFLVAEFAAFVLFAPVWGALSDSLGKRVPLVVVGALGGAAAYLTLALGPSLGVSFPVALAIRAVGGAFTIGAFSLAISMLSDLSGGHGRNMGAAGIAIGLGAALGSVVGGQLTVVDPLAPVVAAAGVLVVVAVLLATVTDRAQEADDGDADVGSALAKLTDRPALLVPFAFGFIDRMTAGFFALVGVYYFRVTFGLDAAGAGLLLAAFFLPFALFQYPAGIVSDRVGRFLPVVVGSLCYGVTIVAVVFAPTPLLAAGVMVLVGVAGALVAPATMALVTDVVAPDERGAALGAFNVFGSLGFLTGFLLGGFATELAGFLPAFLLVGGAEMAIALVAARAVKRLSARTVVGDSVSTPTGDD from the coding sequence ATGGGTTCCCAGCGACGAGACCGGGTCGTGCTGGCGACTGCCGTCTGGGCGGTCCTCGTCTCGCAGGTCCTCCTCTACCCGGGCATCGCGGACCTCGTCGTCGCCCTCGGAGCCGAGGGCGACCCCTCCGGCGTCGGCATCGCCAGCCTCGACGCCGGGATGTACTTCCTCGTCGCCGAGTTCGCCGCTTTCGTGCTCTTTGCACCGGTCTGGGGCGCGCTCAGCGACTCGCTCGGTAAGCGCGTCCCGCTAGTCGTCGTGGGCGCGCTCGGCGGCGCGGCGGCCTACCTCACCCTCGCACTCGGCCCCTCGCTCGGCGTCTCCTTCCCCGTCGCACTCGCGATTCGCGCCGTCGGCGGAGCGTTCACCATCGGGGCGTTCTCGCTCGCCATCTCCATGCTCTCGGACCTCTCCGGCGGGCACGGCCGCAACATGGGCGCGGCGGGCATCGCCATCGGCCTCGGGGCCGCGCTCGGGTCTGTCGTCGGCGGCCAACTCACCGTCGTCGACCCGCTCGCACCCGTCGTCGCCGCCGCGGGCGTCCTCGTCGTCGTCGCGGTACTCCTCGCGACCGTCACCGACCGTGCGCAGGAGGCCGACGACGGCGACGCCGATGTCGGCAGTGCACTCGCGAAACTCACCGACCGGCCCGCACTGCTCGTCCCCTTCGCCTTCGGCTTCATCGACCGCATGACGGCCGGCTTCTTCGCGCTCGTCGGCGTCTACTACTTCCGGGTGACCTTCGGCCTCGACGCCGCCGGCGCGGGGCTGCTGCTCGCGGCGTTCTTCCTCCCCTTCGCGCTGTTTCAGTATCCCGCGGGTATCGTCTCGGACCGCGTGGGCCGGTTCCTGCCGGTCGTCGTGGGGTCGCTCTGCTACGGCGTCACCATCGTCGCCGTCGTCTTCGCGCCCACCCCGCTCCTCGCGGCGGGCGTGATGGTCCTCGTCGGCGTCGCCGGCGCACTCGTGGCTCCGGCGACGATGGCGCTGGTGACGGACGTCGTCGCACCGGACGAACGCGGCGCGGCGCTCGGGGCATTCAACGTCTTCGGGAGTCTCGGCTTCCTGACGGGGTTCCTGCTCGGCGGGTTCGCCACGGAACTGGCGGGCTTCCTCCCCGCCTTCCTGCTCGTCGGCGGCGCGGAGATGGCGATCGCACTCGTCGCTGCCCGGGCAGTCAAACGGCTGTCGGCGAGGACGGTGGTCGGTGACTCGGTGTCGACGCCGACGGGTGACGACTGA